From Pantoea sp. Aalb, one genomic window encodes:
- a CDS encoding tautomerase family protein, with translation MPLLIFDIIQGRSDSEIRTLLNVSHSVVINSFKVPERDRYQIVNEHKHYQMFFQDSGLGIERSNNLIMLRVYTSPRDNEQKTFFMKELSKELKKNCDIHGNDLIISFITNNKEDWSFADGEAQYVTGKL, from the coding sequence ATGCCATTACTTATATTTGATATTATTCAAGGTCGTTCTGATTCTGAAATACGTACTCTTCTAAATGTATCCCACAGTGTTGTAATTAATTCTTTTAAAGTACCAGAACGTGATCGCTATCAAATTGTTAATGAACATAAGCATTATCAAATGTTCTTTCAAGATAGTGGACTTGGCATTGAAAGAAGTAATAATCTAATTATGCTAAGAGTTTATACTAGTCCAAGAGATAACGAGCAAAAAACTTTTTTTATGAAAGAATTATCAAAAGAACTTAAAAAAAATTGTGATATTCATGGCAATGATTTAATCATAAGTTTTATTACTAATAATAAAGAAGATTGGAGTTTTGCGGATGGTGAAGCACAATATGTCACAGGTAAACTTTAA
- a CDS encoding Gfo/Idh/MocA family protein produces MALKLGVIGIGTIGQEHIHRCNNILQDVKIVAVSDINVEVAHNVLNRLKIDAKVYQNSNHMINSPEVDAILVTSSDSTHEQFVLNAISIGKSVFCEKPLAMNAEGCLKIINTEMEKGKRLVQVGFMRQYDPGYCALKKVITDGKIGKPLILHCAHRNENVDKNYTTEAVITNTLIHELDILRWLIEDNYKTVQVIFPRTTSNSHANLRDPQIFLLETQKGIRIDVEIFVNCSYGYDIQCEVVGEDGIARLPEPSTVQMRKNNLLSTMLFTHWKDRFIDAYNIELQSFINGVKNEYLTGPSAWDGFAASIAADACLKAQNSGDIEIIKTLPCPIFYN; encoded by the coding sequence ATGGCACTAAAGTTAGGTGTAATTGGCATTGGCACAATCGGACAAGAACATATTCATCGTTGTAATAATATATTACAAGATGTAAAAATTGTTGCAGTTTCTGATATTAACGTTGAAGTTGCTCATAATGTGCTTAATAGGTTGAAAATTGATGCTAAGGTATATCAAAATAGCAATCATATGATTAATTCACCAGAAGTAGATGCTATACTCGTTACATCTTCTGATTCTACACATGAACAATTTGTTCTTAATGCCATATCAATAGGTAAATCAGTATTTTGTGAAAAACCGTTAGCAATGAATGCTGAAGGATGTTTAAAAATTATTAATACTGAAATGGAAAAAGGAAAGCGATTAGTTCAGGTTGGGTTTATGCGTCAATATGATCCTGGGTATTGTGCACTGAAAAAGGTTATTACTGATGGTAAGATTGGAAAACCTTTAATTCTTCATTGTGCACACCGTAATGAAAATGTTGATAAAAATTATACTACCGAAGCAGTGATTACTAATACTTTAATTCATGAATTAGATATACTACGTTGGCTTATTGAAGATAATTATAAAACTGTGCAAGTGATTTTTCCTCGAACAACTTCCAATTCGCATGCTAATCTAAGAGATCCTCAAATTTTTCTACTAGAAACACAAAAAGGAATACGTATTGATGTAGAAATCTTTGTTAATTGTTCTTATGGATATGATATCCAATGTGAAGTTGTAGGTGAAGATGGTATTGCTAGATTACCTGAACCATCTACTGTTCAGATGCGTAAAAACAATCTTTTGAGTACTATGTTATTTACTCATTGGAAAGATCGCTTTATTGATGCATATAACATTGAATTACAATCATTTATTAATGGAGTTAAAAATGAGTACCTTACAGGTCCTTCTGCCTGGGATGGTTTTGCTGCTTCTATAGCAGCTGATGCCTGTCTAAAAGCACAAAACAGTGGCGATATTGAAATAATTAAAACATTACCTTGTCCTATATTTTATAATTAA
- a CDS encoding DNA polymerase III subunit psi — MIINRNWFLQQMGITQYRLRRPHILKGDISVRLLPNIRLIIVTKSDILLNEPLICDVLQTLNIQSNQVMILTPEQLPMLPESIHCPGWLMGIESNHKFNGIILNTNFLNTLINSSMAKRSLWEQICTYENYFFK, encoded by the coding sequence ATGATAATCAACCGTAATTGGTTTTTACAACAAATGGGAATTACACAATATCGATTGCGACGACCACATATATTGAAAGGCGATATTTCCGTACGTTTATTGCCAAATATACGTCTTATTATAGTAACTAAATCTGATATTTTACTCAATGAACCATTAATTTGTGATGTATTACAAACGCTCAATATTCAATCTAATCAGGTTATGATATTAACACCAGAACAATTACCTATGCTACCAGAATCAATTCACTGTCCAGGATGGCTTATGGGTATTGAAAGTAATCACAAATTTAATGGAATAATTTTAAATACTAATTTTTTAAATACTTTAATTAATAGTAGTATGGCTAAACGTTCTTTATGGGAACAAATATGTACTTATGAAAATTATTTTTTTAAGTAA
- a CDS encoding MFS transporter, with protein sequence MFNWTATQRNVAFASFTSWTLDAFDFFILVFVLNDLAQHFNTNISHISISIMFTLAVRPIGALLFGRLAEKFGRRPILMFNIMMFSMFELLSAWSPNFIAFLIFRIMYGIAMGGIWGVASSLAMETIPDHARGLMSGIFQAGYPGGYLLASIIFGLFFDIIGWRGMFLIGSLPIFLLPFIYFKVPESPVWLEARNRKETNALLPIIHQHWKICVYMVLLMSCFNFFSHGTQDLYPTFLKIQHHFDTHTVSIIAIAYNIAAMLGGITFGTLSERIGRKKAIILASFLTLPLLPLWIFSKGFWMIITGAFLMQFMVQGAWGVIPSYLIELVPANSRAVLPGFVYQLGNLIASVNAPLQSHIAEQHAGNYSLGMSIITGTISILICLLVILGRETQGIKILGTVTQKTYSKKM encoded by the coding sequence ATGTTCAATTGGACTGCAACTCAGCGAAATGTAGCTTTTGCTAGTTTTACTAGCTGGACATTGGATGCATTCGATTTTTTTATACTAGTGTTCGTATTAAATGATTTAGCACAGCATTTTAATACTAATATCTCCCATATTTCTATTTCTATTATGTTCACATTAGCAGTTAGACCAATTGGTGCATTATTATTTGGTCGTCTAGCAGAAAAATTTGGACGTCGACCTATTTTAATGTTCAATATTATGATGTTTTCAATGTTTGAATTATTATCTGCTTGGTCTCCTAATTTTATTGCTTTTCTCATATTTCGTATAATGTATGGTATTGCAATGGGTGGAATTTGGGGTGTGGCTTCATCGTTAGCTATGGAAACTATTCCTGATCATGCACGTGGCTTAATGTCGGGAATATTTCAAGCTGGTTATCCAGGTGGATATTTATTGGCATCAATTATTTTTGGCTTATTTTTTGATATTATTGGTTGGCGTGGGATGTTCTTAATTGGTTCTCTACCAATTTTTTTATTGCCTTTTATTTATTTTAAAGTACCTGAATCTCCAGTATGGTTAGAAGCGCGTAATCGAAAAGAGACTAATGCGTTACTACCTATTATTCATCAACATTGGAAAATTTGTGTTTATATGGTACTGTTGATGTCTTGTTTTAATTTTTTTAGTCACGGTACTCAAGATCTTTATCCTACTTTTCTAAAGATACAGCATCATTTTGATACACATACTGTGAGTATTATTGCTATTGCTTATAATATTGCAGCTATGCTTGGTGGGATTACTTTTGGCACTTTATCTGAAAGAATTGGTCGAAAAAAAGCTATTATTTTAGCCTCATTTCTTACATTACCATTGCTTCCTTTATGGATTTTTTCAAAAGGTTTCTGGATGATTATTACCGGTGCCTTTCTCATGCAGTTTATGGTACAGGGTGCTTGGGGTGTAATTCCTAGTTATCTTATTGAGTTAGTGCCAGCAAATTCTCGTGCAGTATTACCTGGTTTTGTATACCAGTTAGGTAATCTTATTGCTTCAGTTAATGCACCTTTACAATCACATATTGCTGAACAACATGCAGGAAATTATTCTTTAGGAATGTCTATTATTACTGGTACAATATCGATATTGATATGTTTATTAGTAATATTAGGACGTGAAACGCAAGGTATTAAGATTTTAGGTACAGTTACACAAAAAACATATTCAAAAAAAATGTAA
- the iolC gene encoding 5-dehydro-2-deoxygluconokinase, giving the protein MNIQQKRLDLICIGRIAIDLYGQQIGSRLEDMNSFAKYLGGSSGNVAYGTAIQGIKSAMLARVGDEHNGRFLREELQRVGCNTDGLIIDKNRLTGLVILGIKDEKTFPLIFYRDNCADMGLIPEDIKEEFIISSRALAVTGTHLSHPNTRAAVLKALHIAKRNNIKMALDIDYRPVLWGLTSVGDGETRFIESSEVTKTLSHVMHYFDLIVGTEEEFQIAGGSKDTLLALQHVRNFSKATLICKRGLLGCVIFENEISDNWKNIKHQKGIPVNILNVLGAGDAFMSGLLRGWLNNESWERACQYANACGALVVSRHGCAPAMPTKKELDYLLSYPTIQRPDLNVYLHHLHRVTTRKQEWPELNIFAFDHRKQFIEMAREAGTNEKRIIELKLLLLKAAERTINEIGLNKKSGILIDTTYGQKVLNNVTGKGWWIGRAIEMPNSRPLQLEHGSIGTQLIHWPQEHVIKCLIFYHPHDSEIISKAQDNLLLEVWHACNKSGHELLLEVLLPENHPDHNESYYYDIIGHFYSLGIKPDWWKLPPMSRENWNAISHLINHNDSYCRGILMLGLNASEKKIKESFISAAKVPLVKGFAIGRTIFNEPSRQWLYGNLEDNDLIQTVKNNFLRLINYWRMIRS; this is encoded by the coding sequence ATGAACATACAACAAAAGCGATTAGATTTAATTTGTATTGGACGTATCGCTATTGATCTTTACGGCCAACAAATAGGATCACGTTTAGAAGATATGAATTCATTTGCTAAATATCTAGGTGGATCTTCTGGAAATGTAGCGTATGGTACAGCTATTCAAGGAATTAAATCTGCAATGTTAGCACGTGTAGGTGATGAGCATAATGGACGTTTTTTACGTGAAGAATTACAACGCGTTGGATGTAATACTGATGGTTTAATAATAGATAAAAATCGATTAACAGGATTAGTAATCCTAGGTATTAAAGACGAAAAAACATTTCCATTAATTTTTTATCGAGATAATTGTGCTGATATGGGCTTAATACCTGAAGATATTAAAGAGGAATTTATTATTTCTTCTAGAGCGCTTGCTGTAACTGGCACCCACCTATCACATCCGAATACTAGAGCAGCAGTATTAAAGGCATTGCATATTGCAAAACGAAATAATATAAAAATGGCATTAGATATTGATTATCGGCCAGTACTTTGGGGATTAACTTCTGTAGGAGATGGAGAAACAAGATTTATTGAATCTAGTGAGGTAACCAAAACATTAAGTCATGTAATGCATTATTTTGATTTAATTGTTGGTACAGAAGAAGAATTTCAAATTGCCGGTGGGAGTAAAGATACATTATTAGCTTTACAACATGTACGAAATTTTAGCAAAGCTACTTTAATATGTAAACGTGGATTATTAGGTTGTGTAATATTTGAAAATGAAATCTCTGATAACTGGAAAAATATAAAGCACCAAAAAGGCATACCTGTAAATATATTAAATGTATTAGGTGCAGGAGATGCTTTTATGTCTGGTTTATTACGTGGATGGTTAAATAATGAAAGTTGGGAACGAGCTTGTCAGTATGCTAATGCATGTGGAGCTTTGGTTGTATCACGCCACGGATGTGCACCTGCCATGCCAACTAAAAAAGAACTGGATTATTTATTGAGCTATCCAACAATTCAACGTCCAGATCTTAATGTATATTTACATCATTTACATCGAGTAACAACTCGAAAACAAGAATGGCCAGAGCTGAATATATTTGCTTTTGATCATCGTAAGCAATTTATTGAAATGGCAAGAGAAGCTGGTACTAATGAAAAACGCATTATAGAACTTAAATTACTATTATTAAAAGCTGCAGAAAGAACAATAAATGAAATAGGTTTAAATAAAAAAAGTGGTATATTGATAGATACTACGTATGGACAAAAAGTATTAAATAATGTTACTGGTAAAGGATGGTGGATTGGTCGAGCGATTGAGATGCCAAATTCACGTCCATTACAATTAGAACATGGGAGTATCGGAACACAACTAATTCACTGGCCACAAGAACACGTAATTAAATGCTTAATTTTTTATCATCCGCATGATAGCGAAATTATAAGTAAAGCACAAGATAATTTACTTCTTGAAGTGTGGCATGCTTGTAACAAAAGCGGACATGAGCTACTTTTAGAAGTACTTTTACCAGAAAACCATCCAGATCATAATGAATCTTATTATTATGACATAATAGGTCATTTTTATAGCTTAGGAATAAAGCCAGATTGGTGGAAATTACCTCCTATGTCTAGGGAAAACTGGAATGCTATTAGCCATTTAATTAATCACAATGATTCTTATTGTCGAGGCATTTTAATGCTAGGACTCAATGCTTCTGAAAAAAAGATAAAAGAAAGTTTTATTTCAGCTGCAAAAGTACCATTAGTGAAAGGTTTTGCAATTGGAAGGACTATTTTCAATGAACCATCGCGTCAATGGCTTTATGGTAACTTAGAAGATAACGATTTAATTCAAACTGTAAAAAATAATTTTTTGCGTCTCATTAATTATTGGCGGATGATACGTTCTTAA
- a CDS encoding MurR/RpiR family transcriptional regulator, which translates to MTNNLTQLAMLQNDIRLRYDTLSKRLKQVARYILDNSNSIAIDTIVIISQQAQVPPSTLIRFAHAFGFKGFNEMKQVFRQYLMEEKNNYHERVYLYRQTNTEGISPENPNEILNVFTMVNSQALQQLTKQINPEQLNQAIQILNKAENIYIIGLRRSFSIAFYLVYALRHLERRAFLIDGIGGMFNEQLSTVSHKDTVIAISYSPYAHETVEIVQLGAKNGIQQIAITDSQVSPLAAFSNVCFVVREAQVNGFRSQIASMCLAQTLAVSLAVNIKYV; encoded by the coding sequence ATGACTAATAATTTAACACAATTAGCTATGTTGCAAAATGACATACGACTTCGGTATGATACGCTTAGTAAACGTCTAAAACAAGTAGCTCGCTATATTTTAGATAACAGTAATAGTATTGCCATTGATACAATCGTAATCATTTCACAACAAGCACAGGTACCACCTTCTACACTAATTCGTTTCGCACATGCTTTTGGTTTCAAAGGATTTAATGAAATGAAACAAGTGTTTCGACAGTATTTAATGGAAGAAAAAAACAATTATCATGAACGAGTATATTTATATCGCCAAACTAATACTGAAGGTATATCTCCAGAAAATCCTAATGAAATTCTTAATGTTTTTACAATGGTTAATAGTCAAGCATTACAACAATTAACAAAACAAATAAACCCAGAACAACTTAATCAGGCCATACAAATATTAAATAAAGCAGAAAATATTTATATAATAGGTTTAAGGCGTTCTTTCAGCATTGCATTTTATTTAGTATATGCACTGCGCCATTTAGAACGTCGTGCATTTTTAATTGATGGTATTGGAGGAATGTTTAATGAACAATTAAGTACAGTAAGCCATAAAGATACAGTTATTGCCATTAGTTATTCACCTTATGCACATGAAACAGTAGAAATAGTACAATTAGGTGCTAAAAATGGTATTCAGCAAATCGCTATTACAGATAGTCAAGTAAGCCCGTTAGCTGCATTCAGCAATGTATGTTTTGTAGTTCGTGAAGCTCAAGTAAATGGCTTCCGTTCTCAGATAGCTTCAATGTGTTTAGCACAAACTCTTGCAGTTTCATTAGCGGTAAATATTAAATATGTATAA
- the rsmC gene encoding 16S rRNA (guanine(1207)-N(2))-methyltransferase RsmC: MSEFTLSSKMILRHSKKFTTRNVLFASNIRDYLPIILKTASTRFHTQQYHYWQNLRHHLGTRAVYSLVARSVDVQGCDTLVYFWSKNKLESQFQLQNLLSLLPIGCDIFIVGENRSGINSGILMFKKWMRFVKIDNARHSQLYHGYLKQQPNFNIKSFSNTYKFNNFIIHTLPGVFNRYGLDAGSNLLLSTFMTDINKYKIKGKVLDVGCGNGILSTILSKYSPNVSLWLCDVHAAAIKCSKDTLLTNGLKGKIFPSNIFSDVNDRFDLIISNPPFHEGIQNNFTNAYNIIHGSIKHLNYGGELRIVANSFLPYENFLNQTFGNYKIIAKNNRFKVYSAIRRDIIKHY; this comes from the coding sequence ATATCAGAGTTTACATTATCTAGTAAAATGATTTTACGACATAGTAAAAAATTTACGACCCGTAATGTGTTATTTGCTAGTAATATAAGAGATTATCTTCCTATTATTTTAAAAACTGCATCAACTCGCTTTCATACTCAACAATACCATTATTGGCAAAATTTACGTCATCATCTTGGTACACGTGCAGTTTATAGTCTTGTAGCTAGATCTGTAGATGTTCAAGGATGTGATACATTAGTTTATTTTTGGTCAAAAAATAAACTAGAATCTCAATTTCAACTTCAAAATTTATTATCTTTACTTCCAATAGGCTGTGATATTTTTATTGTGGGTGAAAATCGTAGTGGAATAAATAGTGGAATACTTATGTTTAAAAAATGGATGCGTTTTGTCAAAATTGATAATGCTCGTCACTCTCAGCTTTATCATGGTTATCTTAAACAGCAACCAAATTTTAATATAAAAAGCTTTAGTAATACCTATAAATTTAATAACTTTATTATTCATACTTTACCAGGTGTATTCAATAGATATGGTCTTGATGCCGGGAGTAATCTATTACTTTCAACATTCATGACAGATATTAATAAATATAAAATAAAAGGTAAAGTATTAGATGTTGGTTGTGGAAATGGTATTTTATCAACTATTTTATCAAAATATTCACCAAATGTAAGCTTATGGTTATGTGATGTACATGCAGCAGCTATAAAATGTAGTAAAGATACATTATTAACAAATGGGTTAAAAGGTAAAATTTTTCCTAGTAATATATTTTCTGATGTAAATGATAGATTTGATTTAATTATTTCTAATCCACCTTTTCATGAAGGCATTCAAAATAACTTTACAAACGCATATAACATAATTCATGGATCTATAAAACATCTAAATTATGGAGGGGAATTGCGTATAGTTGCTAACTCTTTTTTACCATATGAAAATTTTTTAAATCAAACTTTTGGTAATTATAAGATAATAGCAAAAAATAACCGTTTTAAAGTATATAGTGCAATAAGACGTGATATAATCAAACATTATTGA
- the iolB gene encoding 5-deoxy-glucuronate isomerase — MFLLYKAQKFNDNGHIQNITPEIIGWDYVGLDVYLLKKDHILKLNSGNKELCLVLISGFASIRTRYAKFPNLGNRLSPFERIPPYAIYVPHNNNIEIYADSDLEIAVCSAPSTGHLLARVITPADICIENRGKGQNRRLVHNILPENQPADSLLVVEVYTNEGATSSYPSHKHDQKDSLNETYLEEIYYHRFNPKMGFAMQRIYTDDRSLDECVAPYDRDVVIVPRGYHPVATVAGYDNYYLNIMAGPKRLWKFTWEKDHVWINGINYPRKN; from the coding sequence ATGTTTTTACTTTATAAAGCTCAAAAATTCAATGATAATGGACATATCCAAAATATTACACCTGAAATTATAGGTTGGGATTACGTAGGTTTAGACGTTTATTTATTAAAAAAAGATCATATATTAAAATTAAATAGTGGAAACAAAGAATTATGTTTAGTATTAATATCTGGGTTTGCTTCTATAAGAACTCGATATGCTAAGTTTCCTAATTTAGGTAATCGATTGTCTCCCTTTGAGCGTATTCCACCTTACGCAATTTATGTACCTCATAATAATAATATTGAAATTTATGCGGATAGTGATTTAGAAATTGCAGTATGTAGTGCACCTAGTACTGGACATTTATTAGCACGTGTAATTACACCAGCAGATATTTGTATTGAAAATCGAGGTAAAGGACAAAATCGGCGCTTAGTGCATAATATTTTACCAGAAAACCAACCAGCTGATAGTCTTTTAGTAGTAGAGGTTTACACTAACGAAGGTGCAACAAGTTCATATCCTAGTCATAAACATGATCAAAAAGATAGTCTAAATGAAACATATTTAGAAGAAATTTATTATCATCGATTTAACCCAAAGATGGGATTTGCTATGCAACGCATTTATACTGATGATCGTTCACTTGATGAATGTGTAGCTCCTTATGACCGCGATGTTGTTATCGTGCCACGTGGATATCATCCTGTGGCTACTGTAGCTGGTTACGATAACTATTATTTAAATATCATGGCTGGACCAAAACGTCTTTGGAAATTTACTTGGGAAAAAGATCACGTTTGGATCAATGGTATAAATTATCCTCGTAAAAATTAG
- the lptG gene encoding LPS export ABC transporter permease LptG, translating into MTFRILDKYIGKKILNTIIIILFIIISLSSIIKFTAELRKVGQGNYVVRDCIYYSLLTIFKDIETFFPMAVLLGTLVGLGILAQHNELMVMQTCGFTSFQVTVAVMKIAIPLVIFIIIIGEFIAPKSEQIAYNYRSQKLYGGTLISTNNGVWAKDGNKFIYFKQNKSNGEVEGIKLYSFNNEFNLINMFYTNKVYWDFKKKKWIFFNANELNFEDLTQITHSKKTKIEWKTIFTPDKINIVMLHPDILSIIQLYNYSVYLKQSGQYSKNHILNVWNKIFHPLSVIVMMLMGIVFIFSSLNRISVGVYIVTGISFGFLFYILDHIFRTLNLVSNFPPILCATLPTALFLTITIFMLIKNN; encoded by the coding sequence GTGACTTTTAGAATACTTGATAAATATATAGGAAAAAAAATTTTAAATACTATTATAATAATATTATTTATAATCATTTCTTTATCTTCTATTATTAAATTCACTGCAGAATTACGCAAAGTCGGTCAGGGTAATTATGTAGTAAGGGATTGTATTTACTATTCATTATTAACTATATTTAAAGATATAGAAACTTTTTTTCCTATGGCCGTACTGCTAGGTACCTTAGTGGGTTTAGGGATATTAGCTCAACATAATGAGCTAATGGTAATGCAAACTTGTGGATTTACAAGTTTTCAAGTAACTGTAGCCGTCATGAAAATAGCTATTCCATTAGTAATATTTATTATAATAATTGGAGAATTCATTGCTCCTAAAAGTGAACAAATAGCATATAATTATCGTTCTCAGAAACTTTATGGTGGTACATTAATTTCCACTAATAATGGAGTATGGGCTAAAGATGGTAATAAATTTATTTATTTTAAACAAAATAAAAGTAATGGAGAAGTTGAAGGAATAAAATTATATTCTTTTAATAATGAATTTAATTTAATTAATATGTTTTATACTAATAAAGTTTATTGGGATTTTAAAAAAAAGAAATGGATTTTTTTCAATGCTAACGAATTAAATTTCGAAGATTTAACACAGATTACTCACTCAAAAAAAACAAAAATCGAATGGAAAACTATTTTTACCCCTGATAAAATCAATATAGTAATGTTACACCCAGATATTCTTTCTATTATACAACTTTATAATTATAGTGTATATCTCAAACAAAGTGGTCAGTATTCTAAAAATCACATATTAAATGTATGGAATAAAATTTTTCATCCATTGTCAGTAATAGTTATGATGTTAATGGGTATAGTATTTATTTTCAGTTCATTAAATCGTATATCTGTAGGAGTATATATAGTAACTGGCATTAGTTTTGGATTTTTATTTTATATACTTGATCATATTTTTAGAACATTAAATTTAGTATCTAATTTTCCTCCAATATTATGCGCAACACTTCCAACTGCTTTATTTTTAACAATTACTATATTTATGCTTATAAAAAATAATTAA
- the iolD gene encoding 3D-(3,5/4)-trihydroxycyclohexane-1,2-dione acylhydrolase (decyclizing) gives MATIRITMAQALIKFLHNQYLNVDGVEIKFIKGIFAIFGHGNVLGLGQALEQDSSNMLVYQGRNEQGMAHAAIGFAKQSLRRQIIACTSSVGPGATNMITAAATATANRIPLLLLPSDVFATRQPDPVLQQIEQSYDLSISANDAFRSVSKYWDRISRPEQLMTSCINAMRVLIDPAETGAVVLSLPQDVQGEAWHFPEYFFQKRIHRLDRRLPTTVQLEEAFMLIKHKHKPLIICGGGVKYSEAGNILVQFAERFNIPFAETQAGKGTILSNHILNVGGVGETGCLAANLLAKQADLIIGIGTRYTDFTTASKWIFQNPDVSYLNINVNLFDTYKLDGVQLLADAREALIALSTGVKEFDNHWGDQVSQAQSKFLKERQRFYNTTYNSYDFIPEIADHIDREALFSEFKRLTQSVLTQSNVLGILNDYLPQNAIIVAAAGSLPGDLQRMWQTKSYLSYHVEYGYSCMGYEINAALGVKLAQPDSEVYAMVGDGSFMMLHSELVTSIQEGAKINVILLDNMSNACINNLQMEHGINSFTTEFRFRNKDSGKLDGGFIPIDFATIASGYGCKTYKVTTIDQLKYALKNSQKQSISTLIDIKVLPKTMTHKYFSWWHVGIAQTSTSEHTQQILKRLNAYIEQARKY, from the coding sequence ATGGCTACTATTAGAATTACTATGGCACAGGCATTAATAAAATTTCTTCATAATCAGTATTTAAATGTTGATGGAGTAGAAATTAAGTTTATAAAAGGAATTTTTGCTATTTTTGGTCACGGTAATGTATTGGGATTAGGACAAGCTCTTGAGCAAGATAGTAGTAATATGCTAGTATACCAAGGACGTAATGAACAAGGTATGGCACATGCTGCTATTGGTTTTGCTAAACAGTCATTACGACGTCAGATTATTGCTTGTACATCTTCAGTGGGACCAGGCGCTACTAATATGATTACTGCTGCTGCAACTGCAACAGCAAATCGTATTCCTCTACTATTACTTCCAAGTGATGTATTTGCTACACGACAACCTGATCCAGTTCTACAACAAATTGAACAAAGTTACGATCTTAGCATTAGTGCAAATGATGCTTTTCGTTCTGTTAGTAAATATTGGGATCGTATTAGTCGTCCAGAGCAATTAATGACTTCCTGTATTAATGCTATGCGTGTTCTAATTGATCCAGCCGAAACTGGTGCTGTAGTTCTTTCATTACCACAAGATGTACAGGGAGAGGCATGGCATTTTCCTGAATATTTTTTTCAAAAACGTATACATCGCTTAGATAGACGCCTTCCTACTACAGTACAGTTAGAAGAAGCATTTATGCTTATTAAACATAAACATAAGCCATTAATTATTTGTGGTGGTGGAGTTAAATACTCTGAAGCAGGTAATATACTAGTCCAATTTGCAGAACGTTTTAATATTCCTTTTGCTGAAACACAAGCAGGAAAAGGAACTATATTATCTAACCATATACTTAATGTAGGTGGTGTTGGTGAAACTGGTTGTTTAGCTGCTAATTTATTAGCAAAACAAGCAGATCTAATAATTGGAATTGGTACACGTTATACTGACTTTACTACTGCATCAAAATGGATTTTTCAAAATCCAGATGTTAGTTATCTGAATATTAATGTTAATCTATTTGATACATATAAGTTAGATGGTGTACAGTTATTAGCAGATGCACGTGAAGCTTTAATAGCATTAAGTACTGGTGTTAAAGAATTTGATAATCATTGGGGAGATCAAGTTTCTCAAGCACAGAGTAAATTCTTAAAAGAAAGGCAACGATTTTATAATACTACTTATAATTCTTATGATTTTATTCCGGAAATTGCTGATCATATTGATCGTGAAGCTTTGTTTTCAGAATTTAAGCGCTTAACTCAATCAGTATTAACTCAAAGTAATGTTCTTGGTATTTTAAATGATTATCTTCCTCAAAATGCAATTATTGTAGCTGCAGCAGGTAGTCTACCAGGAGATTTACAACGTATGTGGCAAACTAAAAGTTACCTTTCATACCATGTTGAATATGGATATTCTTGCATGGGTTATGAAATTAATGCTGCATTAGGTGTGAAATTAGCACAACCAGATAGTGAAGTATATGCAATGGTTGGTGATGGATCGTTTATGATGCTTCACTCTGAACTAGTCACTTCTATTCAAGAAGGTGCAAAAATTAATGTTATTTTATTAGATAATATGAGTAATGCATGTATAAATAATTTACAAATGGAACATGGGATAAATAGTTTTACTACAGAGTTTCGCTTCAGAAATAAAGATAGTGGTAAATTAGATGGTGGTTTTATACCGATAGATTTTGCAACGATTGCTAGCGGTTATGGATGTAAAACGTATAAAGTTACTACAATTGATCAGTTAAAATATGCATTAAAAAACTCACAAAAACAATCTATTTCTACTCTTATTGATATAAAAGTCTTACCGAAAACGATGACACATAAATATTTTAGTTGGTGGCACGTTGGTATAGCACAAACATCCACTTCTGAACATACTCAACAGATTTTAAAAAGACTGAATGCATATATAGAACAAGCGCGTAAGTATTAG